Proteins encoded within one genomic window of Paramisgurnus dabryanus chromosome 13, PD_genome_1.1, whole genome shotgun sequence:
- the rcc1 gene encoding regulator of chromosome condensation isoform X1 — protein MPPKKTVKRAVTVTVPEDSNVGKKRKIVVSHSSHGQEKGLVLVLGQGDVGQLGLGEDVLERKKPALVTLPEGIIQAEAGGMHTVCLSDRGNIYTFGCNDEGALGRDTSEEGSETVPGKVDLGEKVVQVSAGDSHTAALTEEGTVYVWGSFRDNNGVIGLLEPMKKCSLPVKVPLDKPVVKIASGNDHLVMLTLNGELYTSGCGEQGQLGRVAEHFANRGGRKGLMRLLEPQMVAMRPRGKIVFTDVFCGAYFTFAVSKEGHVYGFGLSNYHQLGTKSTTTCFVPVKLTAFKNSTTSWVGLSGGQHHTLCVSSEGKVYSLGRAEYGRLGLGKDATEKSEPTPVTGISDAQVVACGASVSFAVTKQGSVFAWGMGTNMQLGTGEEDDEWTPVEMTGKQLENRVVLSVSSGGQHTVLLVKDKQES, from the exons ATGCCACCCAAGAAAACTGTGAAGAGAGCAGTTACTGTCACAGTACCAGAGGACTCGAATGTTGGGAAAAAACGAAAAA TTGTAGTTTCTCACAGCAGTCATGGCCAGGAGAAAGGTCTGGTTCTTGTTCTTGGCCAGGGTGATGTCGGACAGCTTGGTCTGGGAGAGGATGTGCTTGAGAGGAAGAAGCCGGCGCTGGTAACTCTTCCTGAGGGAATCATACAGGCAGAGGCTGGTGGCATGCACACCGTCTGTCTCAGCGACAGAGGAAAT ATTTATACGTTCGGTTGTAATGATGAGGGCGCGCTGGGCCGCGACACGTCAGAGGAGGGATCAGAGACCGTGCCGGGAAAGGTGGATCTTGGAGAGAAAGTTGTGCAGGTTTCCGCAGGTGATAGCCACACTGCCGCTCTCACAGAAGAGGGAACCGTCTACGTCTGGGGCTCTTTTAGA GATAATAATGGTGTCATTGGACTTCTGGAACCCATGAAAAAATGCTCGCTGCCAGTCAAAGTCCCTCTGGACAAGCCTGTGGTTAAAATAGCTTCAG GAAATGATCATTTGGTGATGCTGACTTTGAATGGAGAGCTGTACACCTCAGGATGTGGAGAACAAGGACAGCTGGGCCGGGTGGCTGAGCACTTTGCTAACAGGGGAGGTCGAAAGGGATTGA TGAGGCTACTGGAGCCACAAATGGTTGCCATGAGGCCACGGGGCAAGATTGTCTTTACGGATGTCTTCTGTGGAGCATACTTTACCTTTGCTGTGTCTAAAGAGGGTCATGTCTATGGGTTTGGCTTGTCGAATTATCACCAGCTCG GCACTAAAAGCACAACCACTTGCTTTGTCCCCGTCAAGCTCACTGCCTTCAAAAACTCCACCACCTCTTGGGTGGGTCTCTCTGGGGGACAACACCACACTCTGTGTGTTAGTTCTGAAG GAAAAGTGTACAGTCTTGGCCGGGCAGAGTATGGCCGTCTGGGCCTGGGGAAGGATGCCACAGAGAAAAGTGAGCCCACACCGGTCACTGGGATCAGCGATGCTCAGGTGGTTGCCTGTGGTGCCTCCGTAAGCTTCGCTGTCACAAAACAag GCTCTGTGTTTGCCTGGGGTATGGGCACCAACATGCAGTTGGGTACAGGAGAAGAGGACGATGAGTGGACCCCTGTTGAAATGACCGGCAAACAACTGGAGAACCGTGTAGTCCTATCAGTGTCCAGTGGAGGGCAGCACACAGTCTTGTTAGTGAAAGACAAGCAGGAAAGCTGA
- the rcc1 gene encoding regulator of chromosome condensation isoform X2: protein MPPKKTVKRAVTVTVPEDSNVGKKRKISHSSHGQEKGLVLVLGQGDVGQLGLGEDVLERKKPALVTLPEGIIQAEAGGMHTVCLSDRGNIYTFGCNDEGALGRDTSEEGSETVPGKVDLGEKVVQVSAGDSHTAALTEEGTVYVWGSFRDNNGVIGLLEPMKKCSLPVKVPLDKPVVKIASGNDHLVMLTLNGELYTSGCGEQGQLGRVAEHFANRGGRKGLMRLLEPQMVAMRPRGKIVFTDVFCGAYFTFAVSKEGHVYGFGLSNYHQLGTKSTTTCFVPVKLTAFKNSTTSWVGLSGGQHHTLCVSSEGKVYSLGRAEYGRLGLGKDATEKSEPTPVTGISDAQVVACGASVSFAVTKQGSVFAWGMGTNMQLGTGEEDDEWTPVEMTGKQLENRVVLSVSSGGQHTVLLVKDKQES from the exons ATGCCACCCAAGAAAACTGTGAAGAGAGCAGTTACTGTCACAGTACCAGAGGACTCGAATGTTGGGAAAAAACGAAAAA TTTCTCACAGCAGTCATGGCCAGGAGAAAGGTCTGGTTCTTGTTCTTGGCCAGGGTGATGTCGGACAGCTTGGTCTGGGAGAGGATGTGCTTGAGAGGAAGAAGCCGGCGCTGGTAACTCTTCCTGAGGGAATCATACAGGCAGAGGCTGGTGGCATGCACACCGTCTGTCTCAGCGACAGAGGAAAT ATTTATACGTTCGGTTGTAATGATGAGGGCGCGCTGGGCCGCGACACGTCAGAGGAGGGATCAGAGACCGTGCCGGGAAAGGTGGATCTTGGAGAGAAAGTTGTGCAGGTTTCCGCAGGTGATAGCCACACTGCCGCTCTCACAGAAGAGGGAACCGTCTACGTCTGGGGCTCTTTTAGA GATAATAATGGTGTCATTGGACTTCTGGAACCCATGAAAAAATGCTCGCTGCCAGTCAAAGTCCCTCTGGACAAGCCTGTGGTTAAAATAGCTTCAG GAAATGATCATTTGGTGATGCTGACTTTGAATGGAGAGCTGTACACCTCAGGATGTGGAGAACAAGGACAGCTGGGCCGGGTGGCTGAGCACTTTGCTAACAGGGGAGGTCGAAAGGGATTGA TGAGGCTACTGGAGCCACAAATGGTTGCCATGAGGCCACGGGGCAAGATTGTCTTTACGGATGTCTTCTGTGGAGCATACTTTACCTTTGCTGTGTCTAAAGAGGGTCATGTCTATGGGTTTGGCTTGTCGAATTATCACCAGCTCG GCACTAAAAGCACAACCACTTGCTTTGTCCCCGTCAAGCTCACTGCCTTCAAAAACTCCACCACCTCTTGGGTGGGTCTCTCTGGGGGACAACACCACACTCTGTGTGTTAGTTCTGAAG GAAAAGTGTACAGTCTTGGCCGGGCAGAGTATGGCCGTCTGGGCCTGGGGAAGGATGCCACAGAGAAAAGTGAGCCCACACCGGTCACTGGGATCAGCGATGCTCAGGTGGTTGCCTGTGGTGCCTCCGTAAGCTTCGCTGTCACAAAACAag GCTCTGTGTTTGCCTGGGGTATGGGCACCAACATGCAGTTGGGTACAGGAGAAGAGGACGATGAGTGGACCCCTGTTGAAATGACCGGCAAACAACTGGAGAACCGTGTAGTCCTATCAGTGTCCAGTGGAGGGCAGCACACAGTCTTGTTAGTGAAAGACAAGCAGGAAAGCTGA